One stretch of Dokdonia sp. Hel_I_53 DNA includes these proteins:
- a CDS encoding Eco57I restriction-modification methylase domain-containing protein: MALFQTSVLKKYLAQQDTNAVDKAYRKYTKFFLNLEIQQNIDKSNEEQIQATFLTELFVNVLDYTINPKPKYNLTTEYKNEKNNRKADGAIITEEKTVAVVELKGTNTKDLESIRRQAFDYKVNHKGCRFVITSNFEKLRFYIDDTTELLDFDLFNLTRDDFGLLYLCLYKDNLLKELPLQIKQDSLIVEEQITKEFYKDYSLFKRELYRDLVKKNGKVLKVAIQEETGITDNAEHQSDLERLEKNVKLTLFKKSQKLIDRFLFIFFAEDRGLLQPNYTIKRLAEWDTIRKLDVEEPLYDRFKKHFNYLDKGRKGDAENKEIFAYNGGLFKPDSILDRVIIDDDLLYHHTKKLATYDFESQVDVNILGHIFENSLNEIESINAEIEGGNFDKQKSKRKKDGVFYTPKYITKYIVENTVGKLCDEKKAVLGFKEEEYFKGRGTGRKKRNDKTIQKLVETLDTYRNWLLQITICDPACGSGAFLNQALDFLIKEHQYIDELKTKILGGGLQFPDIENTILENNIYGVDLNEESVEIAKLSLWLRTAQPRRKLNDLSSNIKCGNSLIDSKTIAGDKAFNWETAFAKVFANGGFDVVIGNPPWGAKLPTNDLKYVKSKHQDIIVRMVDSFMFFMDKSIDLTNDIGVIGMIIPDVILYQKDNSKLREKILKETQLQIALNVGDGIFEEVARPSAIVVYSKKKSKNPSIVGNFNKYKDVDINSIDTYEVESELFYSIPNTVFATQNLSGYEILKRHNTKTLNDFIDTDGIQRGVSPDLKDAFIVDADTIKTENLEEQYIRPTVTGGVDVKRYYTIDADKNLFYITKNDNPQDFPNIHDYIEKYLPRITCKEVAQGKHPFYALHRARNPQIFEKENKVLGVITGDSIITSIDKNELFPTDGLYVFSANDKISNKYLSAILNSRLSTYLYRLLSSETGRTMAQVKPVLLSQLPFIEPDKTTVQKIESLYDLISKEIKSFTTIQDKFLKYLYHQFRIEKFSRKLENWQDLDFGEFIKELNKAIKANNKLREKEGQAPVAVLTKTDEFEWLDLFEQNKKKAQDLQLQINTLEQQIDTMVYELYGLSDEEIRIVENG, translated from the coding sequence ATGGCATTATTCCAGACATCTGTACTCAAAAAATATCTCGCACAACAGGACACTAACGCAGTAGATAAGGCATATCGCAAGTACACAAAATTCTTTCTCAACCTTGAGATACAGCAAAATATAGACAAGAGTAACGAGGAGCAAATACAGGCTACTTTTCTTACAGAACTCTTTGTAAACGTGCTCGATTATACCATTAATCCTAAGCCCAAATACAACCTAACCACAGAATATAAAAACGAGAAAAACAATCGCAAGGCAGACGGTGCGATTATCACAGAAGAAAAGACAGTAGCCGTTGTAGAACTTAAGGGCACAAATACAAAGGATCTGGAAAGCATACGACGCCAGGCTTTTGATTATAAAGTAAATCATAAAGGATGTAGGTTTGTCATTACGTCAAATTTTGAAAAACTACGCTTTTATATTGACGATACTACAGAGTTACTGGACTTTGACCTGTTTAATCTTACGCGCGACGACTTTGGATTGTTGTATTTGTGTTTGTACAAAGACAATTTACTCAAGGAATTACCGCTTCAGATAAAGCAGGATTCACTCATTGTAGAGGAACAAATTACCAAAGAGTTTTACAAAGATTATTCGCTTTTTAAACGTGAGCTGTATCGTGATCTGGTCAAGAAAAATGGTAAGGTCTTAAAGGTCGCGATTCAGGAAGAGACTGGTATTACAGATAATGCAGAGCATCAGTCTGATCTTGAACGCCTAGAGAAAAATGTAAAACTCACGCTTTTTAAAAAGTCGCAGAAACTTATAGATCGTTTTCTCTTTATCTTTTTTGCAGAAGATCGCGGACTCTTACAACCCAATTATACCATTAAACGTCTGGCAGAATGGGACACCATTCGCAAGCTGGATGTGGAAGAACCATTATACGATCGTTTTAAAAAGCATTTTAACTATCTGGATAAAGGCCGTAAGGGCGATGCGGAAAATAAAGAGATTTTTGCCTACAATGGTGGTCTCTTTAAACCAGATTCTATACTGGATCGTGTGATAATAGATGATGATTTACTTTATCATCATACTAAAAAATTGGCAACTTATGATTTTGAAAGCCAAGTAGACGTCAACATCCTTGGTCATATTTTTGAAAACTCTCTCAACGAGATTGAAAGTATTAATGCCGAAATAGAAGGTGGCAACTTTGACAAACAGAAAAGCAAGCGTAAGAAAGATGGCGTTTTTTACACGCCTAAGTATATCACAAAATACATTGTAGAAAATACAGTAGGTAAACTATGTGATGAGAAAAAAGCCGTACTCGGTTTTAAAGAAGAAGAGTATTTTAAAGGACGTGGTACTGGTAGAAAGAAGCGAAACGACAAGACTATACAAAAGCTAGTTGAAACGCTAGACACCTACCGCAACTGGTTATTACAGATCACTATTTGCGATCCTGCCTGTGGCTCTGGTGCATTTCTTAACCAGGCACTGGATTTTCTCATTAAAGAACATCAGTACATAGACGAGCTTAAGACCAAAATTTTAGGTGGTGGCTTACAGTTTCCAGATATAGAAAACACCATACTGGAGAACAATATTTATGGTGTAGATCTTAATGAGGAGTCTGTAGAGATTGCAAAGCTATCACTCTGGTTACGCACGGCACAGCCACGCCGTAAGCTCAACGATTTGAGCAGTAATATAAAATGTGGTAACAGTTTAATAGACAGTAAAACCATAGCAGGAGATAAAGCCTTTAACTGGGAGACCGCTTTCGCGAAAGTGTTTGCTAACGGAGGTTTTGATGTTGTGATTGGGAATCCGCCTTGGGGAGCAAAACTGCCTACTAATGATCTAAAATATGTCAAGTCTAAACATCAAGACATAATTGTTAGAATGGTTGATTCTTTTATGTTTTTTATGGATAAATCTATTGACTTAACCAATGATATTGGAGTTATTGGTATGATTATACCAGACGTAATTTTATATCAAAAAGACAACTCTAAACTTAGAGAAAAAATACTCAAAGAAACCCAATTGCAGATTGCACTAAATGTTGGGGATGGAATCTTTGAAGAGGTTGCTCGACCATCGGCAATTGTCGTTTATTCCAAAAAGAAAAGTAAAAATCCTTCTATTGTAGGGAATTTCAACAAGTACAAAGATGTCGATATTAATAGTATTGACACTTACGAAGTTGAAAGTGAGTTATTTTATTCAATACCAAATACCGTGTTTGCCACTCAAAATTTGAGCGGATATGAAATACTGAAAAGACACAATACTAAAACTCTTAATGATTTTATAGATACTGACGGAATACAAAGAGGAGTTAGTCCGGATTTGAAAGATGCTTTTATCGTGGATGCAGATACTATCAAAACTGAAAATTTAGAAGAACAATATATTAGACCTACAGTTACAGGAGGAGTTGACGTAAAAAGGTACTATACCATAGATGCAGATAAAAACCTTTTCTACATTACAAAAAATGACAATCCTCAAGATTTTCCTAATATTCACGACTATATCGAGAAATACCTTCCAAGGATAACTTGTAAAGAAGTTGCCCAAGGAAAGCATCCCTTTTATGCGTTGCATCGTGCTAGGAATCCACAAATATTTGAAAAGGAGAATAAGGTGTTGGGTGTAATTACGGGAGACAGTATTATAACATCGATAGATAAAAATGAATTATTTCCTACAGATGGTCTTTACGTGTTTAGTGCAAATGATAAGATTTCTAATAAATATTTGTCGGCAATTTTAAATTCAAGATTATCCACCTACCTATATCGGTTATTGTCTTCCGAAACGGGCAGAACTATGGCACAAGTGAAACCTGTTTTATTATCGCAACTTCCCTTTATAGAGCCCGATAAAACTACCGTTCAAAAGATTGAAAGCCTTTATGATTTAATTTCTAAGGAAATAAAATCATTCACAACCATTCAAGATAAATTCTTAAAATATTTATATCATCAATTCAGGATTGAAAAATTCTCTCGCAAACTCGAAAACTGGCAAGATTTAGATTTTGGCGAGTTTATCAAAGAACTGAATAAAGCGATTAAAGCCAATAACAAATTGCGAGAAAAGGAAGGTCAAGCACCTGTTGCCGTGCTTACCAAAACAGATGAGTTTGAATGGTTAGACCTCTTTGAGCAAAACAAGAAAAAAGCACAAGACCTACAACTACAAATCAACACCCTAGAGCAACAAATAGATACAATGGTGTATGAGCTGTATGGATTGAGTGATGAGGAGATAAGGATTGTGGAGAACGGGTAA
- a CDS encoding ATP-dependent nuclease, with protein MYLKNLKLWNFRKFGSTGAFDLLKPDLDLIFSKGVNVLIGQNDSGKTAIIDAIKLVLKTHSYEWLKVINDDFYMESNRLRIELIFDDLDPEEAKHFTEWLGWTEENGGQPKSYLRLIYDVTRNLVDNKIAPTDVKAGVDPIGYQLTAEARELLKTTYLKPLRNAQAELVPRKNSRLTQILQEHEAFKGRNTDHLLVGLFNEFNTSVEKYFLGVANNGVPLPPDEQKGNELKVEIDGYIKAFYNKSKESVFGVKGNNLKNILEKLELSIKDEINPGLGTMNRLFMASELLHLKKKDWTGIRLGLIEELEAHLHPQAQMQIIEALQKEKEIQLILSTHSPNLGSKIKLENLIVCCDNYAFPMGKNFTELADNDYKFLERFLDTTKANLFFAKGIIMVEGWSEEILLPAIAQRLKEQDVIQRNLTEAGVSIVNVASTAFQRYSRIYLRKNESLKKMTIPVAIITDVDICAYEKTTLPNGAGGFDNIYNQKNEQVVSADSILRTTQLETKYDRDNIKSFIAKDWTLEYALFKSTSLNVSFKEALLEIHPQMDSDHLQMELGKKLINKTLNKTELAYNLANKIEQNPTLVIDENDAGIKYLIGALKYVCND; from the coding sequence ATGTATTTAAAAAATTTAAAGCTTTGGAATTTCAGAAAATTTGGTAGCACAGGTGCTTTCGATTTATTAAAGCCTGATTTAGATTTAATATTTTCCAAAGGAGTTAATGTTTTAATAGGTCAAAATGATTCAGGTAAAACAGCTATTATTGATGCCATAAAACTGGTACTTAAAACTCATAGTTATGAGTGGCTAAAAGTTATCAATGATGACTTTTATATGGAGTCAAACAGGCTTAGGATTGAACTAATCTTCGATGATTTAGACCCAGAAGAGGCTAAACACTTTACTGAATGGTTAGGCTGGACAGAGGAAAATGGTGGGCAACCCAAATCTTATCTACGATTAATATACGATGTAACACGTAATCTGGTGGACAATAAAATAGCACCAACAGATGTAAAGGCAGGTGTAGATCCAATAGGCTACCAATTAACAGCAGAAGCAAGAGAGCTTCTAAAAACAACGTATTTAAAACCTCTTAGAAACGCACAGGCAGAGCTTGTTCCTCGAAAAAACTCAAGGCTTACACAAATTCTTCAAGAGCACGAGGCTTTTAAAGGTCGAAATACAGATCATTTATTAGTTGGCTTATTTAACGAGTTTAACACATCAGTAGAAAAGTATTTCTTAGGGGTTGCAAATAATGGTGTGCCGTTACCACCAGATGAACAAAAAGGAAACGAATTAAAGGTTGAAATTGACGGTTATATTAAAGCATTTTACAATAAGTCTAAAGAATCTGTTTTTGGAGTAAAAGGGAATAATCTCAAAAACATATTAGAGAAACTGGAACTCTCTATCAAGGATGAAATAAATCCAGGCTTAGGTACAATGAATAGACTATTTATGGCGTCCGAGCTATTACATTTAAAAAAGAAAGACTGGACAGGCATTAGGCTTGGATTAATTGAAGAGTTAGAAGCGCACTTACATCCACAAGCACAAATGCAAATTATTGAGGCCTTGCAAAAAGAAAAAGAGATTCAACTTATATTATCAACTCATAGCCCCAATCTTGGATCTAAAATAAAACTTGAAAACCTTATTGTTTGTTGTGACAATTATGCCTTTCCTATGGGTAAGAATTTTACAGAACTGGCTGACAATGACTATAAATTTTTAGAAAGATTTTTAGATACTACTAAAGCTAATTTATTTTTTGCGAAAGGTATAATAATGGTTGAAGGTTGGTCTGAAGAGATACTGCTACCTGCAATTGCTCAAAGGCTAAAAGAACAAGATGTTATTCAGAGAAATCTAACTGAAGCTGGAGTTTCTATTGTTAATGTTGCAAGTACTGCATTTCAACGCTATTCGCGGATTTATTTGAGAAAAAATGAAAGTTTAAAAAAGATGACTATTCCGGTAGCTATTATAACTGATGTAGATATTTGCGCGTATGAAAAAACGACATTACCAAATGGGGCTGGAGGTTTTGATAATATATACAACCAGAAAAACGAGCAAGTTGTATCGGCAGATTCTATTCTAAGAACAACGCAACTTGAAACTAAATACGACAGGGATAATATAAAGTCCTTCATAGCTAAAGATTGGACTTTGGAATATGCTCTTTTCAAATCAACTTCTTTAAATGTATCATTCAAAGAAGCACTTTTAGAAATCCATCCTCAAATGGACAGTGACCATTTACAAATGGAGTTAGGAAAAAAACTAATAAACAAGACTTTAAACAAGACAGAATTAGCTTACAATCTGGCAAACAAAATAGAGCAAAATCCTACCTTGGTAATAGATGAAAATGACGCAGGAATTAAATATTTAATTGGTGCTTTAAAATACGTCTGCAATGATTAA
- a CDS encoding UvrD-helicase domain-containing protein, producing MIKVCPADIAYAESILLKPGHTFDEERLAFIYNFKTLDLQAVPGSGKTTVLLAKLLILEKHLPLKKNKGVLVLSHTNAAVDEIKERIGQYCPKLFSHPNFVGTIQSFVDNFLAIPAYLNEYKKKPIRIDDEIYEETIKRIFHFNRKDFGSQEKTDAIYYEKNFNVLFSFRLKFQNGEFVMIDSIGGELITIKTPKHKKEKYTDHQLKRISEWFIKTKLKVLEAGILCYDDAYLLAEVLLKKIPTYSSLLQSRFKYVFVDEMQDMGKHQFELLEKIFAGWQSNSFYQRLGDINQSIYSKTISSNEVWNQRSEKLFISGSHRLSKPNAKIVERLSITGSAVEGRMKDDNDDYLNIKPKLICYDVEKITEVIPLFSDIVKQLIDDKAITHTSKNKYEAVGWRKHHDHVDKICISDYWPSYKSTAKTKKIDYETLEDYLLFVETKSTIFNSHRKALLNALNKILYIEKVRDEYLRVFTVSKLIRHFKNLNEKEYSTLKLNLYNWSVGLNKNESEKVLLELREYIPKFLKCFNSKVRLSQKFINEASSNKAEIEVNSSLRYLDKNGIRVGIKSIHSVKGQTHTATLYLETFYDRGAGNYESQRLSNQIIGTPIKEYLDNYKGGSIEKIIQSARMAYVGFSRPTHLLCFAINNVRAKNLIDKIDKTEWDVIEIKKNDKVEDS from the coding sequence ATGATTAAAGTATGTCCTGCCGACATTGCGTATGCAGAATCGATTTTGTTAAAACCAGGTCATACTTTTGACGAGGAAAGATTAGCGTTTATTTATAATTTTAAAACGTTGGATTTACAAGCGGTACCAGGAAGTGGTAAGACCACAGTTTTACTGGCAAAACTTCTAATCTTAGAAAAGCATCTACCTCTCAAGAAAAACAAAGGCGTTCTCGTTCTATCACATACCAATGCCGCAGTTGATGAAATTAAAGAACGTATAGGACAATATTGTCCTAAACTGTTTTCTCACCCTAATTTTGTAGGAACCATTCAAAGTTTTGTAGATAATTTTTTAGCCATACCGGCTTATCTCAATGAATATAAAAAGAAGCCTATCCGGATTGATGATGAAATCTATGAGGAAACCATCAAAAGGATATTTCATTTCAATAGAAAAGATTTCGGCTCACAAGAAAAGACTGATGCGATTTACTACGAGAAAAATTTTAACGTTCTCTTTTCTTTTCGATTAAAATTTCAGAATGGTGAATTTGTAATGATAGATTCGATCGGTGGTGAATTGATAACTATCAAAACTCCTAAACACAAAAAAGAAAAATATACTGATCATCAATTGAAAAGAATTTCTGAATGGTTTATTAAAACTAAATTGAAAGTTTTAGAAGCTGGTATATTATGTTATGATGATGCATACTTATTAGCAGAAGTCCTTTTAAAAAAAATCCCAACCTATTCGAGCTTATTACAGAGCCGATTTAAGTATGTATTTGTAGATGAAATGCAAGATATGGGAAAGCATCAATTTGAACTTTTAGAAAAAATTTTTGCTGGATGGCAAAGCAATTCATTTTATCAAAGATTAGGTGATATTAATCAATCAATTTATTCAAAAACTATTTCATCGAATGAAGTATGGAACCAGCGCTCTGAGAAGTTGTTTATAAGCGGAAGTCACAGATTAAGCAAGCCGAATGCCAAAATCGTCGAGAGACTCTCTATTACAGGCTCAGCGGTAGAAGGAAGAATGAAAGATGACAATGATGACTATTTAAACATAAAGCCAAAATTAATCTGTTATGATGTTGAAAAAATTACAGAAGTCATTCCTTTGTTTTCAGACATAGTAAAACAATTAATTGATGACAAAGCTATAACTCACACATCAAAAAACAAATATGAAGCAGTTGGTTGGCGAAAGCATCACGATCACGTCGATAAGATATGCATATCTGATTATTGGCCAAGTTATAAGTCAACTGCAAAAACTAAGAAAATTGATTATGAAACTTTAGAAGACTACTTACTTTTTGTAGAAACTAAAAGCACCATTTTTAATAGTCACCGAAAAGCTCTTCTTAATGCTTTAAATAAAATTTTATATATAGAAAAAGTTCGGGACGAATATTTACGAGTATTTACGGTTTCAAAATTAATAAGACATTTTAAAAATCTAAACGAGAAGGAATATTCCACACTTAAACTTAATCTCTATAATTGGAGTGTTGGTTTAAATAAAAATGAATCTGAAAAAGTTTTGTTAGAGCTACGAGAATACATTCCAAAATTCTTAAAATGTTTTAATAGCAAAGTACGCTTGTCTCAAAAATTCATCAATGAGGCGTCTTCAAACAAAGCCGAAATTGAAGTGAATAGTAGCTTACGGTATTTAGACAAAAATGGAATACGCGTTGGCATTAAGTCTATACATTCAGTAAAAGGTCAAACGCATACCGCTACATTATATCTTGAAACTTTTTATGATAGAGGTGCTGGAAACTACGAGTCACAAAGATTATCTAACCAAATTATAGGTACACCTATAAAAGAATATCTTGATAACTACAAAGGTGGAAGTATAGAAAAAATAATTCAATCTGCAAGAATGGCTTATGTGGGTTTTTCAAGACCAACACACTTGTTATGCTTTGCTATAAATAACGTCAGAGCAAAAAATTTAATTGATAAAATAGATAAAACTGAATGGGACGTCATTGAAATAAAAAAAAATGACAAGGTTGAAGATAGTTAG
- a CDS encoding ArsR/SmtB family transcription factor gives MKLEISCTRAEADHKQLQNCRTTIDGMANGFDKISKLLAISGNEVRLKILFLLNMEKELCPCDLSDILGMSVPAVSQHIRKMKDADIISSRREGQTLYYSLNEDETDILDSIFKSIKLKRKTA, from the coding sequence ATGAAACTAGAAATATCTTGCACACGAGCTGAAGCTGACCACAAGCAGCTGCAAAACTGTAGAACTACTATTGATGGTATGGCTAATGGTTTTGATAAAATTTCAAAACTACTAGCCATTTCAGGTAATGAGGTTCGTTTAAAAATTCTATTCCTCTTAAACATGGAAAAAGAACTGTGCCCTTGTGATTTATCCGACATTTTAGGTATGAGTGTTCCCGCGGTTTCACAGCATATACGAAAAATGAAAGATGCAGATATTATAAGCTCAAGGCGAGAAGGGCAAACCTTGTACTATTCATTGAACGAAGATGAGACGGATATTCTGGATAGTATTTTTAAGTCAATTAAATTAAAAAGAAAAACAGCATAA
- the merTP gene encoding mercuric transport protein MerTP, which translates to MSTVKTSKNAAYTGLFAAVAASSCCIPPVIALIAGVGGSASALSWMEPFRPYLIGIAVVAIGYAWYDYLKPKKAEDCCEVDAKPKWFQTKGFLIGITLFAAISISFPYYAHIFYPDNKKEVVVVNQSNIHTVNFDIKGMTCASCEEHVNHEVNKLNGIINSKASYENGNAIIEFDQTKTNDTEIEKAINSTGYKVTDKKQIN; encoded by the coding sequence ATGAGTACCGTAAAAACATCAAAAAATGCAGCTTATACAGGTTTGTTTGCTGCTGTAGCCGCATCATCTTGTTGCATACCACCAGTGATTGCATTAATTGCCGGCGTTGGGGGAAGTGCATCCGCTTTATCTTGGATGGAACCCTTTAGACCCTATTTAATTGGTATCGCTGTCGTAGCAATTGGTTATGCGTGGTATGATTATCTAAAACCGAAAAAAGCAGAGGATTGTTGTGAAGTGGATGCGAAGCCAAAGTGGTTTCAAACTAAAGGTTTTTTAATAGGTATTACGCTTTTTGCGGCTATATCAATAAGTTTTCCATATTACGCTCACATCTTTTATCCGGATAATAAAAAAGAAGTGGTTGTAGTCAATCAATCCAATATCCATACGGTAAATTTTGATATAAAAGGGATGACCTGTGCAAGTTGCGAAGAGCACGTCAACCACGAAGTAAACAAGCTCAACGGAATTATAAACTCAAAAGCATCCTACGAAAATGGGAATGCCATCATTGAATTTGACCAAACCAAAACAAATGATACGGAAATTGAGAAGGCAATTAACTCCACAGGCTATAAGGTAACCGACAAAAAACAAATCAATTAG
- a CDS encoding dihydrolipoyl dehydrogenase family protein encodes MKEYDVFIIGSGMAGMTIANKCALKGLKVGITDDLPYGGTCALRGCDPKKVIIGATEVRDFAKRLKGNGIDTIPKINWKDIMAFKQTFVDEMPPKIEKGYKKNGIDTFHNSAKFLSENTLEVGSYKVKANKIVIASGSKPRVLDFEGGHYAKSSTDFLNLEKLPKSLLFIGGGYIAFEFAHIAARCGAEVTIVHRGENPLENFEQDIVKYLVSATEELGIKLILNTDVTAIEKIDDQYRVEGKYAEKTEYYEAEAVFNSAGRPPAIFDLDLDKANITYTKKGVTVNEYLQSTSNPHIYASGDAADSEGLPLTPVAVLEGHTVASNIIKGNSKEVRYPPMPTVVFTLPTMASVGYTESKAKELNYNIRVNFKEVGSWFNAKRLNVKEYAFKTIIDEETQTILGAHLIGPHTEETINLFVMAIKTKMKVNEIRTMIFSYPTLASDIPHML; translated from the coding sequence ATGAAAGAATACGATGTATTCATCATTGGTTCGGGAATGGCAGGAATGACCATCGCCAATAAGTGCGCCTTAAAAGGCCTGAAAGTCGGAATCACAGATGATCTACCGTATGGTGGCACTTGTGCTTTGAGAGGTTGTGACCCAAAAAAAGTAATTATTGGCGCTACGGAAGTACGAGATTTTGCCAAAAGACTCAAAGGTAATGGCATCGATACCATACCTAAAATAAATTGGAAGGACATAATGGCCTTTAAACAAACCTTTGTGGATGAAATGCCACCAAAAATTGAAAAAGGATATAAAAAGAACGGAATAGATACCTTTCATAATTCAGCAAAGTTTCTGTCAGAAAACACATTAGAAGTTGGAAGCTACAAAGTAAAGGCTAACAAAATTGTAATCGCATCGGGTTCCAAGCCACGAGTTTTAGATTTTGAAGGTGGTCATTATGCCAAATCCAGTACCGATTTCTTGAATTTAGAAAAATTGCCAAAATCTTTATTGTTTATCGGTGGTGGCTATATCGCTTTTGAGTTCGCACATATAGCAGCTCGATGTGGAGCAGAAGTTACTATTGTTCATCGTGGAGAAAATCCCTTGGAAAATTTTGAACAGGATATTGTAAAATATCTTGTTTCAGCCACAGAAGAGTTGGGCATAAAACTTATTCTTAATACAGATGTTACCGCTATTGAGAAAATTGATGACCAGTATCGCGTAGAGGGTAAATACGCAGAGAAAACAGAATATTATGAAGCTGAAGCTGTTTTTAATTCAGCCGGACGACCACCTGCAATATTTGATCTGGATTTGGACAAAGCCAATATAACTTATACTAAAAAAGGTGTTACCGTTAACGAATATCTTCAAAGTACTTCAAACCCTCATATTTATGCATCGGGCGATGCGGCAGATTCGGAAGGTTTGCCATTAACGCCGGTTGCAGTCCTGGAAGGTCATACGGTTGCTTCAAATATAATTAAAGGCAATTCTAAAGAAGTACGTTATCCACCTATGCCAACGGTAGTTTTTACTTTGCCTACTATGGCATCTGTTGGCTATACTGAATCGAAAGCGAAAGAGCTAAATTACAATATTCGCGTAAATTTTAAGGAAGTTGGCAGTTGGTTTAATGCCAAAAGGTTGAATGTAAAAGAATATGCATTCAAAACTATCATTGACGAAGAAACTCAAACAATTTTGGGTGCGCATCTAATCGGACCACATACAGAAGAAACAATCAATCTTTTTGTAATGGCCATAAAAACAAAGATGAAAGTCAATGAGATTAGAACAATGATTTTCTCATATCCAACATTAGCTTCTGACATACCACATATGCTTTAA
- a CDS encoding GDCCVxC domain-containing (seleno)protein gives METILKSEITCPNCGHKKVEDMPTNACQFFYECENCKEVLKPNKGDCCVYCSYGSVPCPPIQENKSCC, from the coding sequence ATGGAAACTATATTAAAATCTGAAATTACCTGCCCGAACTGCGGACATAAAAAAGTAGAAGATATGCCAACAAACGCCTGTCAATTCTTTTACGAATGCGAGAACTGTAAAGAGGTTCTAAAACCAAATAAAGGGGATTGTTGCGTTTATTGCTCTTATGGGTCTGTACCTTGTCCACCGATACAGGAAAATAAAAGTTGTTGCTAA
- a CDS encoding AAA family ATPase has protein sequence MTQRKLDIPEVQQIPQFMKIMDDLSVGNNPYLVGSAGTGKTTLGEKVAYAINGRSENDGKELPFTIVNCNQWTSPIDIKGGQTISGYKEGALIEAWRDGKILILDEMPKLDANTAGLLNDALAKSAREDAIIFNGQNEPIVKHRGFGCIATGNVIGKGASGNYVGNNKQDASLLDRFSGSIYRIGFNETLERQLVYAPVVNMCIDIRKAILRYEGKEAGDDDTEDIMTLRTMLNLERAYELEMKRETGMKDEFGKTYRKMPNGKTLKDALESYFIAMNREKAEHIKTEVNLEGFLNSYKGSVMKAEFIKEFKRRIG, from the coding sequence ATGACCCAAAGAAAATTAGATATACCAGAAGTACAGCAGATCCCGCAGTTTATGAAAATTATGGACGATTTGAGTGTAGGCAATAATCCTTACTTGGTAGGTAGTGCAGGAACAGGAAAAACAACATTGGGCGAAAAAGTAGCTTATGCTATTAATGGCAGATCAGAAAATGATGGGAAGGAACTGCCTTTTACCATTGTGAATTGTAATCAATGGACTTCGCCAATTGACATTAAAGGTGGACAGACAATTTCTGGTTACAAAGAAGGAGCACTCATTGAAGCCTGGCGTGATGGAAAGATTTTGATTCTGGATGAAATGCCCAAGCTCGATGCCAATACCGCAGGATTGCTTAATGATGCGTTAGCCAAAAGTGCCCGTGAAGATGCCATTATTTTTAATGGACAGAATGAGCCCATCGTGAAGCATAGAGGTTTTGGTTGTATTGCCACAGGAAATGTTATAGGAAAAGGTGCAAGCGGAAACTATGTAGGGAATAACAAACAAGATGCGTCTTTGCTAGACCGTTTTAGTGGATCGATTTACCGCATCGGTTTTAACGAGACCTTAGAGCGACAACTGGTGTATGCGCCAGTCGTAAATATGTGTATCGATATTCGTAAAGCAATACTGCGCTATGAAGGAAAAGAAGCCGGCGATGATGATACTGAAGACATAATGACTTTGCGTACAATGCTCAATTTAGAACGTGCTTACGAACTCGAAATGAAGCGAGAAACAGGGATGAAGGACGAATTTGGCAAAACCTACCGCAAGATGCCAAATGGAAAAACTTTAAAAGATGCCCTAGAAAGCTACTTTATCGCAATGAACCGTGAGAAAGCTGAGCATATCAAAACTGAGGTCAATCTGGAAGGATTTCTGAATTCGTATAAAGGCAGCGTGATGAAGGCGGAGTTTATTAAGGAGTTTAAGAGGCGTATTGGGTAA